A window of the Capricornis sumatraensis isolate serow.1 chromosome 9, serow.2, whole genome shotgun sequence genome harbors these coding sequences:
- the LOC138085251 gene encoding olfactory receptor 2M4-like yields the protein MDIWNHTSLSDFILLGLFSYSPYDFFLFSLVLLASATALASNILFLLLTQADRRLHTPMYFFLSQLSIMDLTIMGAVVPKMAANFLSGSKFISRGGCATQIFLVVMVGGAECFLLAVMAYDRFVAVCHPLQYPVLMNWKACCLMSLASWMRGVADSVIDVGMVFSFPYCGSLQVDHFFCEVPAVLRLSCADTSLFEDLIYACCVIMLLLPLGVVVASYAWILMAVINMTSTEGKQKALSTCSSHLAVVGLYYGGAIFSYMQRASARTPAGDRATSIFYTILTPMLNPLIYSLRNKEVMRALKKMQKMQGR from the coding sequence ATGGATATCTGGAACCACACCTCGCTATCAGACTTTATCCTTTTGGGTCTGTTCAGCTACTCACCATATGACTTCTTCCTATTTTCCCTTGTCCTTCTGGCCTCTGCTACAGCCCTGGCCAGCAacatcctcttcctcctgctcacCCAGGCTGACAGGCGCCTGCACACTCCTATGTACTTTTTTCTCAGCCAGCTCTCCATCATGGACCTGACCATAATGGGCGCAGTGGTGCCCAAGATGGCAGCCAACTTCCTCTCGGGAAGTAAGTTCATCTCTCGGGGTGGCTGTGCCACTCAGATCTTCTTAGTGGTCATGGTAGGAGGCGCTGAGTGCTTCCTCCTAGCAGTCATGGCCTATGACAGGTTTGTGGCTGTGTGTCACCCCCTGCAGTACCCTGTGCTCATGAACTGGAAGGCCTGCTGTCTGATGTCCTTGGCATCCTGGATGCGTGGAGTGGCTGACAGTGTGATTGATGTAGGGATGGTTTTCAGCTTCCCCTACTGTGGCTCTCTCCAGGTAGACCACTTCTTCTGTGAGGTCCCCGCCGTGCTGCGTCTCTCTTGTGCAGACACATCCCTCTTTGAGGACCTCATCTATGCTTGCTGtgtgatcatgctgctgctgcccctGGGGGTCGTTGTGGCTTCCTATGCCTGGATCCTCATGGCTGTAATTAACATGACCTCCACTGAGGGGAAACAGAAGGCTCTGTCCACTTGCTCCTCTCacctggctgtggtgggtctttacTATGGGGGAGCCATATTTAGCTACATGCAGAGAGCCTCTGCTAGGACTCCAGCAGGGGACCGAGCCACCTCCATCTTCTACACCATCCTCACCCCAATGCTCAACCCACTCATTTACAGCCT